In Chitinivibrionales bacterium, the genomic stretch GGCAATGCGTCGCAGCTTCAGCTCAATCAGCAGAAACTTGCGCTGATGAACGCAAAATCCGCGCGGATCGAAGCCGAACGTATGAGAGAGGGCGCCCTATGTATCGCACCGTTTGGCGGTATCGTTACCGACCGCTATATCGAACGTTATCAGGAAGTCGCTCCGGGGTCGCCGACCTTTGCCCTGGCCGGACTTTCGAAGATACGGGTGACCGTGTATGTTCCTGAAGGCGATATTTTCTCGGTTGATTCGGACGACGAAGCGAAGGTTTATATCTCTGCAGTTGACAGTGCACAGTCCTGGCCTGCAAAGATTATATCGGTTGCAAAATCCGCCGAGCCCTCATCTCAAAAATATAAAGTACAACTTCAGATAGACAATAAGGATAAAAACGTCAATCCCGGGCTCACTGCAAAAGTCCGTATCGCACTCCAGGACCTCGATTCCCAAATTGTTGTTCCTACCGGTGCCGTCATAACCTCGGGCATTCAGCAATTCGTGTTTGTTACCGAAGAGGGCAAGGCCGTAAAACGACTTGTTGAAATAGCAGAATCCAATGAGACCCACACGCGAATTATCGAAGGCTTATCCACAGGTGATAAGCTCGTTGTTGCCGGGCAGCAACGAATAAAACACAATACTCCCATTACAATCGAAAATTGAAATCTCGGGAATACCATTGTTACAAAATATAAAAACATATAGTAAAACAGGACAATATATATGATCAAACTATCAGTGAATAAGCGCATAGCCGTATTCACCATGGCGCTTTTAATTCTGACCATGGGTCTGATTTCTTATATGGGGTTACCGCGGGAATCGACGCCCGAAATCAAGCAGCCCTATATTTTTGTGACAACGGTCTATCCGGGCGTGGGCGCCAAGGATGTTGAGACACTGGTTACCCGTCCGATCGAACAGGAAATTGACGGGATCGAGGGGATCAAGGAGATAACATCATCTACTCAGCAGAGCCTTTCGATGATTATTATTGAGTTTACCTCCGATGTGGAAGTGGAGACTGCGCTTCGAAGAGTAAAGGACAGGGTCGACATTGCCGAATCGGAGCTTCCGGATGCTGTTGAAGATCCGCTGGTGAAAGAGTTTTCTTCATCGACCTGGCCGATTCTTGTCGTTGCACTCACCAATCCCAATGGGCTCGAATATCTCGAAAACACTGCAGAAGAACTTCAGGATGAACTCGAACGAATTCCTGGAGTGCTCGAAGCGGAAATCTCAGGCCTGCGGGAACGGGAACTACGGATCGAACTCGACCCGGCCAAGCTGAACCGGTATGGGTTCGGGATGGGTGACATTCAGCAGGCGATCCAGGGAGCAAACCTTGCGCTTCCAGGCGGTATCCTTCGTACCCCCGGTAAAAACTATACGATTACGATTAACAGCGAGATCAAAGACCCCCGTCTCTTTCGGGAAATTACAATCAAGGATGGCCCGGTTGCGGTTCCGCTCCGCCTGCTCGGGACTGTCAAGTTTACCTATGAAGAGCAGCAGACATACAGCCGTTTCAACGGCAAGCCGGCAATTACCATTTCGGTAAGTAAACGAACCGGCGCCAATGTTATTACCACCACCGAGCGGGTTAAGGAAGCAGTCGACGGGATGAAATCCCAGTTCGCCGAAGGGACGGAAATTAATTACGGTTATGAAGATGCATTCTATATCAAGCAGATTG encodes the following:
- a CDS encoding efflux RND transporter periplasmic adaptor subunit; this encodes MMKYFICTLACVGAVFFFGCAGKKDQVENNETQAAISVRVLALEPGPFVDYGEYYGKTAGVHEATLISYTGGRVTRISAKPGSWVKKGQHLARIDADKAETQYETAVLNEKIAQDNYDRTKTHFDAGNASQLQLNQQKLALMNAKSARIEAERMREGALCIAPFGGIVTDRYIERYQEVAPGSPTFALAGLSKIRVTVYVPEGDIFSVDSDDEAKVYISAVDSAQSWPAKIISVAKSAEPSSQKYKVQLQIDNKDKNVNPGLTAKVRIALQDLDSQIVVPTGAVITSGIQQFVFVTEEGKAVKRLVEIAESNETHTRIIEGLSTGDKLVVAGQQRIKHNTPITIEN